Proteins from one Mytilus galloprovincialis chromosome 11, xbMytGall1.hap1.1, whole genome shotgun sequence genomic window:
- the LOC143052781 gene encoding cytochrome P450 3A4-like has protein sequence MALLIFPLTFTINPLVALLLVVLAVAWFLKVRDDYKLFEKLKIPGPKPMMVFGNIGEFKDKNPLDVFKEWRKVYGDIFGFFEGFTPSLVVNCPEMAKQILVKHFDKFHVRPLCNPFVYSPDESSLLNTFGNEWKRQRSIVATAFNSVSMKHMSNRVNATGDKFCRKVTEQNKSNPDGFDVTDLIDRYTLDAFADSGFDFEANSLDNEDALLYRFMKEFNHSAAADNPIAGLARVYPGLTPFLQLFDGKHKQVHEENMKQIREHVVRKRQEYSQSSSDEQKNFLGQMINCSFFDRDEYGIYRRRQLKDQEIVGHINSLIGGGIGTLNACLSFVIHMLAMNPTAQQKAFQEVIKICGYEKSPTFDDIQKMEYLQMILHETLRLLPCAPGVTRRVTEDCNINGVEFKKDVVVRVMTCTLYSDEKIYPQPEKFIPERFSPEEIQKRHAFSYLPYGQGPRMCPGLKFADLQVKVAMVKLLQRFVIKPCSRTIDPLPTALRPMLCPKDGVFVHLEDRVRPNMRSNTCSA, from the exons ATGGCGCTTTTAATTTTTCCATTGACATTTACCATAAATCCACTGGTAGCACTGTTGTTGGTAGTTTTAGCAGTAGCATGGTTTTT AAAAGTGAGAGACGACTATAAACTCTTTGAAAAGTTAAAGATACCAGGTCCAAAACCAATGATGGTATTTGGAAACATAGGAGAGTTCAAAGACAAG AATCCATTGGACGTTTTCAAAGAATGGAGGAAAGTGTATGGAGACATCTTCGG CTTTTTCGAAGGATTTACCCCAAGTTTAGTTGTTAACTGTCCAGAGATGGCAAAACAAATTTTAGTGAAACATTTCGACAAATTTCACGTTCGACCA TTGTGCAATCCCTTTGTATATAGTCCAGATGAAAGCAGTCTTTTGAATACATTTGGTAATGAGTGGAAGCGACAAAGATCCATTGTAGCCACAGCATTCAACTCTGTATCTATGAAACAT ATGTCCAACAGAGTAAATGCAACTGGAGACAAATTTTGCAGAAAGGTCACTGAACAAAATAAAAGTAATCCTGACGGTTTTGACGTCACTGA TTTAATAGACAGATATACACTTGATGCGTTTGCAGACTCTGGTTTTGATTTCGAGGCTAATAGTTTAGACAACGAAGATGCTTTGTTGTATCGTTTTATGAAGGAGTTTAACCATTCAGCAGCTGCTGACAACCCTATTGCTGGTCTTGCAC gtGTTTATCCTGGACTTACTCCATTTCTTCAGCTTTTCGACGGAAAACACAAACAAGTCCATGAAGAAAACATGAAACAAATACGTGAACATGTCGTTAGAAAAAGGCAAGAG tactCCCAATCCTCCAGCGATGAACAAAAGAATTTCTTAGGACAAATGATAAATTGTTCATTCTTTGATCGAGACGAATATGGGATATACAGACGACGTCAGCTAAAAGATCAAGAGATAGTCGGACATATAAACTCTCTGATTGGAGGAGGAATAGGAACGCTTAACGCATGTCTGTCTTTTGTAATCCACATGCTTGCAATGAATCCAACTGCTCAACAAAAAGCTTTTCAAGAAGTTATAAAAATTTGTGGATATGAG AAATCACCAACATTTGATGACATACAAAAAATGgaatatttacaaatgattttacacGAAACATTACGACTTTTGCCGTGTGCTCCTGG AGTGACGCGGAGAGTTACTGAAGATTGCAATATTAATGGTGTAGAGTTTAAAAAAGACGTTGTTGTACGAGTAATGACTTGTACTTTATATTCAGATGAAAAAATATACCCACAGCCAGAGAAATTTATTCCTGAAAG ATTTTCTCCCGAAGAAATTCAAAAGCGTCATGCCTTTTCTTATCTGCCATACGGACAAGGCCCACGCATGTGCCCTGGTCTTAAGTTTGCTGACCTCCAAGTCAAGGTTGCCATGGTGAAACTTTTACAGAGATTTGTGATAAAACCATGTTCCCGGACAATC GATCCTCTTCCAACAGCCTTGAGGCCAATGCTTTGTCCGAAGGATGGCGTTTTCGTACATTTAGAGGATCGTGTTCGACCGAATATGAGATCAAATACATGCTCAGCGTGA